The following proteins come from a genomic window of Thiothrix winogradskyi:
- the bioD gene encoding dethiobiotin synthase, whose translation MEMIVPKFAQWLADSGIDTARGIFMTGTDTGVGKTWIGTQLIKTLRVLGREVIPRKPAESGWAEDIQQTDAWQLANAAGQTFDHSVCPYRFAAALAPPRAAMQEGKTLVLQQLAAACPTHWEPHQFLHVEGAGGFYSPIADDGLNADLAQMLGLPVVIVTEDRLGCINHVLLTAAAVQQRGLKLAGVILNARAFNENGMDNRHDICQYLNVPVVASPFT comes from the coding sequence ATGGAAATGATTGTTCCAAAATTCGCACAATGGCTGGCTGATTCTGGCATAGATACTGCTAGGGGCATTTTCATGACCGGCACGGATACTGGCGTAGGTAAAACATGGATAGGAACACAACTGATTAAGACCTTGCGAGTATTGGGGCGTGAAGTGATCCCACGCAAACCCGCCGAATCGGGTTGGGCTGAAGACATCCAACAAACTGACGCTTGGCAGTTAGCCAATGCAGCGGGGCAAACTTTCGATCATAGCGTCTGCCCTTACCGCTTTGCTGCTGCCCTTGCCCCACCACGGGCAGCAATGCAAGAAGGCAAAACCCTAGTGCTGCAACAACTGGCAGCAGCCTGCCCCACGCATTGGGAACCCCACCAGTTTCTGCATGTGGAAGGTGCGGGTGGCTTCTATTCACCGATTGCCGATGACGGTCTCAATGCCGATCTTGCCCAAATGCTAGGCTTGCCAGTAGTTATCGTCACAGAAGACCGTTTAGGTTGCATCAACCATGTCTTACTCACTGCCGCAGCCGTGCAACAACGCGGTCTCAAGCTGGCAGGCGTTATTCTGAATGCCCGCGCCTTCAATGAAAATGGCATGGATAATCGTCACGATATATGCCAGTACTTAAACGTACCGGTAGTTGCATCTCCGTTTACTTAA
- a CDS encoding DUF1566 domain-containing protein, producing the protein MAQQQCQGNIPASTPVQRFNDQGNGTLIDTHTGLMWKKCLEGQDGERCGGQAVRMEWDSAANLAQLTGSDKFAGYTGWRLPTLDELNSIVEQRCSEPAVNLDVFPRMPAVGVWSMNQVDSFAWSMDFDKGRAYEHLKGAGKYIRLVRNLR; encoded by the coding sequence ATGGCTCAGCAACAGTGTCAGGGTAATATTCCCGCTTCCACTCCCGTGCAGCGCTTCAATGATCAGGGTAATGGTACACTCATTGATACTCATACCGGTTTGATGTGGAAAAAATGTTTAGAAGGTCAGGATGGGGAGCGTTGCGGCGGACAGGCGGTACGCATGGAGTGGGATAGCGCCGCCAATCTCGCGCAATTAACCGGTAGTGATAAGTTTGCCGGTTACACTGGCTGGCGCTTACCAACGCTGGATGAACTCAACAGTATTGTGGAGCAACGTTGTTCCGAACCTGCTGTTAATCTGGACGTGTTTCCGCGAATGCCTGCGGTTGGGGTTTGGTCGATGAATCAAGTCGATTCATTTGCATGGAGTATGGATTTCGATAAAGGTCGCGCCTATGAACACCTCAAAGGTGCGGGTAAATACATTCGCTTGGTGCGCAATTTACGGTGA